The sequence AGATGCGACCACCGAGGCACCGCATCACCACTCTCTCGGCGCTTCTCCTTATGATTCGTTTGTTGTatgcgtctcgctctcggATGCTGTTCGTGCTCCGATGCATGGCGGCGTTTTTCGCCATCAGGGATCATTTGGTTTCCTGGTTCAGAGGCTGACGTGAAAGCGAATACAGGAGAGTCTTTGCGTAACGCGTGGTCTTGTGTTAGCCTGCCTCGAGAGAGTAGCATTCCCTCGACCCACGCTCGCGCTTCTGGTGCCGCCCAACGGAGCACCGCATGCCTTGGTGCGGTATTGAGGAAAGGATTAATTGACCGGGGAGATAAGTCGGAGACGATGCCCTCGCGAGACGATGGCATGAAGCCGCTTGACCTCTCACTGTCGCTATCGTTGTTCGCACCTTCGCCGAGACCGCCAGTGCTGGCATGTAGATCACCTCTACTATCATGTCCTGCTTTCGTGCTCTTTAAAATGTGGTTCTGCACAGCTTTTGGCGCAGGAACCAAGTGTACTGGGACGAGACCCAGGAGGGCGTTTTCGACCAACAGTTCCGCCTCGGGCGCATTCGAGGACCCCGCGGAGAGGGTTTGGCCGGATCGTTCGATGCTCGCCGCATTAACCTTTTCTTCTGCCCCGTCTTCTCGTTTTCGAAtgcagcgaagcagagcaATCCATCCATGTTTTTCGGGAGCACCCGGTAGCTTCCCCTCTCCGTGCAGCCTTTCCCGTTCGCTACCTGGGGCTTCACTTGGTGGAGAGTAGCTGAAATTCACATCTAGCTGGTCTGCCTCAGATGTCGCCTGCTCAGCGGCCCGTGCCGCACTGGCAAACGTAGCCGCTACGGAGCTCAGCCGACCATCCCTTGTAGAAGGCCCCCCGTTATCTGGTTGCCGTGTATTGTTCGAAGAccaggagagagaagacggagacTGTGCATTCAATGTCACGCGTGGAACAAGCTTTTCCGTTGACCCAGGAGCTTGACCATATGCCACCACTGTTGGTCGAGATTTGACTACCGCCTCGGGTGGTCCACGATTCAAAAAGACGCCGGTTTCTTTATTTTGACCACTTTGTGAAGGCAAGATTGTCTCTTGTGGGAGTGGCGAACCAGAGGATTTACGCACTTGGGAGTCCCACGGGAGTGAGTGAGAAGTGTAGCTTGCAGTGGTCTGCGCGCCTGATACCCGCGCACTGTCTCTAACAGATTTCAGGTCGGTGCCATTCTCCGGTCCTGAACTAGAATGCCATGAATTGTCTCGCCAAGGCGGGTTTTCAGCGCGTTTCACCTGTCGAATCGCCGACCAGTCGATCGAAATGACCTGCAGTGTTGCTTCGTCCACGTCTGCGCGATCATGCTCGACGTTCCGATACATATGGGAACTGTCCAGCTGCGTTGATTCATCTTTTGTTGGTGGGGCTCCCGCCTCGAACTTCGGCTTCTCGTTCCACGGCTTACTGCTCATTCCGCACATCCTAATCGCGAAAGTTCGAAGATCAACGAACAAAGCAGGTTCACTCGCGATGGGAAAGAGAGGCAGCATTTGCAGAAATTCGCTAGCAACCCCTGTAGTTCCACTTTTGGGGTTCTTGTCCTCTGCGAGTGCTAGGGACTGGTCAGCGAGAGCTTGCTCCCCGCTTCTTTGGAATACGTCACTTGCCATCCAGGACGAATTCAGGAGTGACACAAGCGTTTTGAACGGCGGGTCTTCAGCGGGTTGCTGCATCAAAGAAGGCTCTTGAAGCAGCTCTCTACGGTCCGCGTCAGGGTACGCACGACGGGCTGGAAGGctgcgcggagccgccgccatGACGCTTTCTGTGACTGATTGATGTTTGGCCGCCATGTGAGAAAGGGCAGGCTTTCTCGGACGGCTCCGGCTGTCGCCGACGGAGAATTGGGtcgccgaaggcgcgctgGAAGCAAGCTTCCTCAGAGTTTGGGGACACAACGATGCAGCTTCCAAGAGCCAACTCCTTGTGGAGAGCGAAGGTAACGGTGAACTTGGGTACGTGAAGGGCTTTTTGTGAGAGTCAGGAGCGGTAAACAGTGCACGGCGCTCCTTTGTGAAGTCAGCCGGCCCTGATGATGAACGTGCGCCCGAGGGAACATCGAAGGCAACACGGTCATCGGAGAGAACTGCTACTTCAACTCCCCTTGCCGTGACATCCCACAACAGTGCCCTGTTTGGTCCACTTCGTGTTGGAGAGGGCTCCTGTAGATGGGCTGCCAGTGCTTGTACAGGTTGCGATGGGAAGGAGATGATACAAGGACGCACCGCTGTTGATATATACAGCGGCGATGCAACGAAAATATGGCAGATACTTAGAAGTGCCAAAAGACCCCAATATGCGAAGTACGGGCTCCGGTTCCATTTTCGAGTATGAAGTCTTCGTTTCAGGATGACGCTGGGCGCCAAGCAGCATACCGTCCACTTGCAGTCGGATTCTCGGCGCCAACCACCACGCAACGTGAACACGGGTGAGAAAGACAAAATCGTCATCGCATACGCGCTACGCGTCATGCGGTAGATCCGGCGCCAGACCATGGCACAATAAAGATTCAGGAAGGCACTTTCTGTGGTTACCGGCAGTTGCCGAACGATAACGACCGCGCTGAATCGCACTCGATTACATCTGTTGGGTGCCAGATTCTGACTTACTAAACTTCCGCAACACTGTTTTGCACCCATTGCTCGAGAGAGCTGCATTACTTCGCATCAAAAGCGACTCGCACGTAGCAACACGGATGAGGCCTGCCTTGATAACTAAGGGACACTGGCAAGCAGTAAGCCTAAAAGTGAGACGCAGGTTAAGGCATACCTATAGATAACATTATAGGATAACAGAAGCTCCCTATTTTATCGGTTCTGcagagctgctgcgctgaGCCGGAATCCACTCGAGGTCGACGGTTCTGCTCGGTCATCGAACCTTATGAACCTCAAAATCCGTTGGAAGCCTGCAGTGTCTTTAGAAACATCACAAGAGACTAAAGAAATCTCATTGAAAATACTACAACGCCAGATGAGCAAGATGCCGCCACCCGCGAACAGAGCAAGCGCGGAATATAATGCACGCGATGCCAGCTCTCGATCACAAGCTTTTCCTGGCATCGCGTCAAAACTCTGTTATAAATGGACTCCGCGCTACACAAAAACTGACCGGAGGAGGAAAGCCGAGCACCGGCCGCAGAATGTGACGACCATTTTACCGAGCAACAAAGACTGGGGCACGTGAGCAATGAAGGCTCGGAGACTGAGCAGTCTCCGTAGGTCTCAAGGCGGCCTGGAAGGAGACGAGTTTCGACGACCAGGTCCGATCCCACACGAGTCAGGTGCCGAACTTGCTAACAATAGGCGATCAGCCCGCCTCTACCAACGCAGAATAGAGGCGCACTCTGAACAACTCCCGTCTGCGAGATTTGCCATTTGATACAGTGCCGACCGGAGTACACAAACTGAAGTGGCCTAACTTGTCTATGCAAGGCGACACCGGTCTCGCCTACGTGCCTTTCCCATCGCTGTCTTCGCGCTTCGTGTCACTAGCGTGAGAGGCAATCCCCGTTTGACGCAGCAgtcggcagctgccgcgctcgtGCTGAAGGGATACCACCGTTCTTCGGCAACGCTGGGACGCTTGACCGGCATGCGAAGGTGTaccgcagcgcctctttttttttcggggCGTGTTCACGGTGGCAAAGGGCCCTTCCTGCCGCGCTGCATCGGGGGCCTGCTTCACCGCCACTCGGAACCATCTGCCACCACATGTTAGAAACGTTGGACCCCCGGAATCATCTCCCGCACACATGTAGCCCGCCATACACTCGGCTCTTGCGATGAGTATTGCTTTGAAACCCCCTTATCCCAGCACCCCACTTGCATCACCATGGTAACTGATGTCAAACATTGACCTCGAAAGACGTCTGACAAGTGTTTTTACCCCCGTCTGGCATCGAAGGTTCTGGCGAAGGCCGGCCGCTCCCAGAGCGCTACCTGCGCGACCCCATAGCCGGCGCGCCGACCTCAGCGACAAGGAACTGGCATTGGTGGATTTAGCGCCCCTCGACAACGCAAATGAGGTCAGTAACACGTGATTCCCGCATGCTCTACAGCACTTTCATCTTGGACCGTAGAGGACGTTACTCTAGTTTTGCGTTCTCGTAACCGCTCATGCCCTTGCATCCTGTGGCTCTGCGACCTTGGCATGCCGGTGTGACCTGATGCCGACCGCCACGCATACAAAACAAACAATCAGTCTCTGCTACAATAGCGGTGAACAGAACAACTCATTTTGGGCTTCTTTCACAACACCGGCAACCGCCCCTTGTAATAGATTACATATGGGTCTCGCCACTCGCATGTCCAGGATACTAAGCCGTGCAAAACAGGTAAGTGCCGGTTATTAGCGTGAGCACGCACGATGTTACCCAGCATTGGTTCGGAGTGAGCCCGCCGCGCATCGTCTGTAGACATCCACACTGTGAAACCGGCGAACTGACCATAGCTGGCCGTTTtgcggcctctcctcgcctcaaGATTGACACTTCAAGGGCCCCTCTACCCGCAATTTATCTGAGCACCGTGCGTCTCGGATGGCGCACACTTGAACACTGTACCTCATGCGTGACCTGCAGCAGCGTTTCATGTGCTGCCTTGCTCAATTACCAGCAGTGACAGTGTCTGCCCTCCACTGCGGAGTTCTTTCCGATGGGGTGTCAGAGGGGGAGTGGGCACTTTTCGATTCGCGGTGCGTGAGAAGTAatgcagacacagagacagagattCCTAGAATGCTCCTGTATGGCCAGGCCATCTGCAGCGTTGTTCGCTATCCCCCTTGGGTCGGCGGTGCTGTTTAAGCAACAATTCCCGCACTAGAGCGGTGCCCGCGCAAGGGGGTTGAGTTCTTACACATGCGAGGCGCAAACCAGCTTCCTCCACAACTGGTGTCGTTTGCCGGAGGCTGAAGAGTGGTCTGACCGAAGCGTATATGCACCTCGTACGAGTACGATTTCGACACCCTCGGCCTTCTTTCCAGCTGGCCACATCAGCAAACCGCTTTCACGTCTACTATCGCTTCGGTGCTGTGCGCATCCCCGTCAGAGACGCGGTTCCGCACCCGGAATCGACAGATATTGCAAACTTTGcaaaggcagagagagcaaCGGCGGCAGTTCAGTGCGGCCGAAAACGCGTTCTGACCCACCGCAGCGAACCGGGAGTCGACGACTGGAGCGGAAAGCGGCGCGAATGAGACCGGAGCGGAACGCCGGCAAAGAGCGACTCTCAATACAGAACATACCAAATTCTATGGATGGATACGTACCAGTTGCTGCAGTACTCACATCGCCTTGGCGGCTTCTGGCGACCGCGCAGCGCTCCGCCCCTGTAACGGACTCCTGTGTTTCTCACTCGATCACCGCTGTCAAACTCTGGCGCATCTTTGTTGATGCGAAACGACCCTCCATTGCTTCGCGTGCTGAGGAATTCACCAGCGAGTTAAAGAAGGCCACTCATTTCATTTCTTGACGCGCAGCCCGCGAAGCTTTGCGGCGTCGGGCTGGGTCGCCGCGAgtcttcttttctcgctcACGGCCGGGGTCTCGAAGGGCGTGCTGCCGGTGCGGCTGAAACGCACAGCGCCTGGCAGCTTGCCCACCACGAGAGCTGTTTTCAGTGTTGAATCCTTTTTCCTATTTCAGCCTTTCAAGGCTTTCTACAAAggggagcggcagcgagctgTCGAGGTCGTTTCACGAGGCCCGCCTCCCCCGAAACCTGCAAGCAGATGCGtcgcgtgtctgccgcgAACGCTGGCGTTCACGTAGTGCCAGGCCCAGATTTTCTAGCGAAGCAAATGCGCAAACTTTGACACCCTCTCTGcctgctcgcctcttctggcTCAAAATGTatgcctcgccttccgcagcgaATTCAATCTTGCCCGTTCTGCCTGCGTTCTAGACATTCACTTCGTGAACCGAGACGCTGTCACGATTTGCGCAGAGACGTGGCTTCCTCGTCGagcgtctcctttctctgGATCTCCGCTCCTACTACTAGCGCTGGGCGCCGAGGGTATTGGACGCAGGAGCGGCACAAGCAGGTGCCGGGCATCTTGCTCTGTCTAAGCTACGGGAGGAGACAGATCGGACTCCCCCTGCCGGTTAACCGCGCCTAGCTAGCTGACGGGCGTTcgacgcggctctctcgGTTTCCTTTCCGCCTGTTCACCCGTCAATCGGGCAGGATGCTTCCTCCATCCCCCATTCcttccgctgcagctcgcagCCTTCTATCCGCCGGAGGAGGTCCTGCGTGTCTCCTtttcgccgcgggcgcggcagggcggcgcccACTCGGCGCGGCTCCCCCTGGCTCTGTCACGCCTCTGCGTGGGCGTGACAGAGACAGGGTCCGCGAGGCCCGCCGCAGAAGGGCGGACTGCGGCGTGCCCTCTGGCGTGGAAAGCCCTTCCGCTGAACCGACCTGCTGGTTCCGCGGTCTGAGGCGTCTTTTGGCCCCCTCGACGTCCGCACGACCCCGAGCAGACTCAGCAGGTCTTTTGGGCCAGGTTCCCTCTGTGCTTCGCTCGGCAACGCGCGCAACTGCGTTCTCTTGCTTCGTTCCTGTTTCCTCTTCATCTCCTGGCTTCCAGCggcccttctcgcctgcgtcaaCGCTGGGCTGCGACGGCAGCCGCTTGGAAGACTTGGGGTGCGGCAGGTCTCGTTTTCCCTCACTTCGCCCCTCAGCAGGCTTCTCTCGCCCTATatttccttcgcctctctctccgtgcggcgcctcccgctcGGCGATGACATCTGCAGTGCCCGCCCCGGCGGCTGGTCTAGGGTCGCAGCGCAGAGCAGACGAGACGCGCCCTCACCCAccgacgccgagcgccgtgtctcttctcgagaggagacaggaggcgcagactgTGGGGTCGCCGGCGTGTCCCTTCGGTGAGGCTTTTGCAGCGCGGGCAGAAACCCTCGAACAAGTCAGAGATCACACACGGAACAGACACAAACGAGGGAGGACTCGGGGAGCGGGAAGCGACCCTCCTGCGTCTGTCATCTGCGCGATGGaactcgaggaggcgcgaacAGTTAACCTTGGAGAGTCACAGAACGACTAAACTAGAAACTGGATGCTGTGGAGACATAGATGCATGCACGTGACACGTCTGTGTGCAGCTGTCGGAGGGActtcagagagagaggcgcaccCACATTTGTTCCTTTACCGCTTTGCACCTCTTCATGTTTTTTTCTCAGAACGAGTCTCCAATGCACCAGGGTCCTCCCTCTGTGGCGCCCCTGTTCGTCCCGATTGCCCGTCTCTCACTGTTGTCTGCTCTTCGCCTTGCGTTTCCTTTCAGACGTGTTCATCGACGTCCGGAAAGggccgcctccctcctttttctctctctcgttcgGCCTCTACAGGAGTTCAGAccacgcgggcgcgagagcctTTTGGGGGAGAGAGCCGGAGAGGATTTCCTTCCTCTTGCGACTTCCGCTAGGCGTCGGCGACCGACCCATGCCTCCCGTCGACCTTGAGCCGAGCATGAGTGTCTCTGCATTCAAAAACCTCTTAGCCGAAGCAGTGGAGTCGAGCGGCGGACTGCAGTTTGTCCTCGTGGACGGTGTGCGTACGCTGGACGGCATTGAAGTCGCGGATTCGGTGAGTCTCGCTCTCAacctcgtcttctcgcacGTGCGTCTCTATTAGGTTGCAAGTCGGGGGTGATGGTGCTCAACAGAAGATGAGTCGAATTCGCCGTCACTCTGAACTTGTCTGCTCAAACAAAATTCGCCAGCGTGAACCCCTCCTGTCCGCTAGTCGTTGCTGGCTGTGCTCTACGGCGGGGCTCCATCCCTGTCTCCTGCGTCGAGCGTCTGTAACTTCCACGCGTTTGGGCGAGTCGAGCTCCATCTTCTTCGAGATCCATTTCGTGACCGCCGCCCTTTTCGCGTCCGCTGTGCCTTCTGAGATTTTTTTTTCATCAGTAgggcgcgcgtcctctccagGCTTGCTGAACAATGGAGTTAGTTGCATGCGAGCTCCATATGTGTGATGCCCTGTATACAGCCCGACGGCATGGATCTACAGCGTCTTTTTTGGCGATCGAAATTGTCACGTTTTCGGCGCCTCGTGTTCAGCCCTAGTGGGGCGGTGTGAAGAGACAGCGTTCCCGGCATCGCGCTGTCCTCTGTAggacgcgggcggaggcCCCTGTACGTCAAGCACGCACCCGTGACCTCAGCGTTGTAGAGTCTCTCCTTTGTCTGCAGGCTCCTCTTCGCGAGCTGCTCCTGCGAggcttttccttctctctgctcctGCCTCACATCCAGAGCGACGGCAGGCCCTGTTCTCGCAGCGCTTCGCATCACGCTTCGCAGTCGTTCTCGGTCGCACTCTGGtcgtttccttcctctcgctcgcctctcgcgtcgccaTCGTCGGACGCCTTGTCACCTAGCAAGAccgtggcggcgctctccgctgacgaggcgagcgcgggcgagcagcgagcgccCTCCTCAGTTCCTTTGGACACGCTGCTGGCGGGCGGT is a genomic window of Besnoitia besnoiti strain Bb-Ger1 chromosome IV, whole genome shotgun sequence containing:
- a CDS encoding hypothetical protein (encoded by transcript BESB_057160), yielding MLPPSPIPSAAARSLLSAGGGPACLLFAAGAAGRRPLGAAPPGSVTPLRGRDRDRVREARRRRADCGVPSGVESPSAEPTCWFRGLRRLLAPSTSARPRADSAGLLGQVPSVLRSATRATAFSCFVPVSSSSPGFQRPFSPASTLGCDGSRLEDLGCGRSRFPSLRPSAGFSRPIFPSPLSPCGASRSAMTSAVPAPAAGLGSQRRADETRPHPPTPSAVSLLERRQEAQTVGSPACPFDVFIDVRKGPPPSFFSLSFGLYRSSDHAGARAFWGREPERISFLLRLPLGVGDRPMPPVDLEPSMSVSAFKNLLAEAVESSGGLQFVLVDGVRTLDGIEVADSAPLRELLLRGFSFSLLLPHIQSDGRPCSRSASHHASQSFSVALWSFPSSRSPLASPSSDALSPSKTVAALSADEASAGEQRAPSSVPLDTLLAGGQNAGPCALVFFRVWPLSLVDLMVRRAGSPGARGVAEAPALGAAGSSPPASSASASIGTPVSLSASSPADGAVKPTELLALFPVHADAMAASVLSASRAYLTRRAADRQAEGGRARAQSGVCRPERRGLEAGDEEDSAAKDSARRRRQECGGRTKLKAQHERDAERDAEIVQEALAFGVLCGKEQLLKKLLSLQETLDMRMSNQEKQKELKARLDRRAGSVRGAVAWSMCALLSAQASLVFYGTYFLYSWDIIEPLTYLLGAFDVCVAYAFHAATSSDYSPHTFVQSIVERRRRRAYRAANFDASAFYREAEQLQRLQDNIRQLQSAYTLYFGDGGCLAAPRPASMSTSRKTPSASVSFPSPTTSATPFSSFDDSSSENRDMEKTQRNKENCARL
- a CDS encoding hypothetical protein (encoded by transcript BESB_057150), producing the protein MAAKHQSVTESVMAAAPRSLPARRAYPDADRRELLQEPSLMQQPAEDPPFKTLVSLLNSSWMASDVFQRSGEQALADQSLALAEDKNPKSGTTGVASEFLQMLPLFPIASEPALFVDLRTFAIRMCGMSSKPWNEKPKFEAGAPPTKDESTQLDSSHMYRNVEHDRADVDEATLQVISIDWSAIRQVKRAENPPWRDNSWHSSSGPENGTDLKSVRDSARVSGAQTTASYTSHSLPWDSQVRKSSGSPLPQETILPSQSGQNKETGVFLNRGPPEAVVKSRPTVVAYGQAPGSTEKLVPRVTLNAQSPSSLSWSSNNTRQPDNGGPSTRDGRLSSVAATFASAARAAEQATSEADQLDVNFSYSPPSEAPGSERERLHGEGKLPGAPEKHGWIALLRCIRKREDGAEEKVNAASIERSGQTLSAGSSNAPEAELLVENALLGLVPVHLVPAPKAVQNHILKSTKAGHDSRGDLHASTGGLGEGANNDSDSERSSGFMPSSREGIVSDLSPRSINPFLNTAPRHAVLRWAAPEARAWVEGMLLSRGRLTQDHALRKDSPVFAFTSASEPGNQMIPDGEKRRHASEHEQHPRARRIQQTNHKEKRRESGDAVPRWSHLSGYLRKDKQPADEGGEGGVELPVWVLDVPIHKIMEVRNNGKSSPDCSLRAGMRQTGTPPNAANMDGLPAACGASAFWHPSVGRPLSAQLHLDGFREQCRLLRRRSAERNGTAEQTKSPVGNAGRTKYPSCGTDLQDMDMIVMLAGVESPNPRDTDERADARSKAALSRLRFPQPSTVPKEQSHSKWTETLTNDSSRKICGTSPMHVAEHGEDTLWVKCYRGWPETLHTVSLTGPELSLGDDIPIPVFMGGFTSNR